A region from the Carassius carassius chromosome 33, fCarCar2.1, whole genome shotgun sequence genome encodes:
- the si:ch211-274f20.2 gene encoding calnexin, with amino-acid sequence MMRCLLFCCCLCSPHFSAAQNAYRRVAIPEQAYFAEPFDAGALDRNWVLSKAVKDEQLQLLKYNGEWAIEESREPRLLGNRGLVLKSPGKHHAISAYLRKTFHFTDRPLFLQYEVFFPETVDCGGAYIKLLSDADDLRLSRFSDATPYTIMFGPDKCGSSHKIHFIVRHRDPVSGTYQEKHARQPELDLSEYFTDQRPHLYSLNVYPDHTFEILVDLTLIHKGSLLEDMLSSRAEDQEDSSSAVSEPFTLTSVSALGFELWSLTADVMFDNIFLSDRVEEAQRWTQDTWGQRKSPGVIEKLLMATLKRPWLWGVYVVTVGLPIILFISFMWPDKRFGPPDQDYYYKKTDEPQAERRQDAEELLSRAEGPAAAVAESRAVRRARSTLSSGSAP; translated from the exons ATGATGCGCTGTCTGCTCTTCTGCTGCTGCTTGTGTTCGCCTCACTTCAGCGCAGCACAG AACGCGTACAGACGCGTCGCGATTCCAGAGCAGGCTTATTTCGCCGAGCCCTTCGACGCAGGAGCGCTGGACAG AAACTGGGTTTTGTCCAAAGCAGTGAAAGATGAGCAGCTGCAGCTTCTCAAATATAATG GAGAGTGGGCTATAGAGGAGTCCAGAGAGCCCAGGTTATTAGGAAACAGAGGTCTGGTGCTCAAGTCTCCCGGTAAACACCACGCCATCTCTGCGTACCTGCGGAAGACCTTTCACTTCACCGACAGACCGCTGTTCCTACA GTACGAGGTCTTCTTCCCCGAGACGGTCGACTGCGGTGGAGCCTACATCAAGCTGCTTTCTGACGCAGATGATCTCCGCTTG AGCCGGTTCAGTGATGCCACCCCGTACACCATCATGTTCGGCCCAGATAAGTGCGGCAGCTCACACAAGATCCACTTCATCGTTCGTCATCGTGACCCGGTCTCAGGGACGTACCAGGAGAAACACGCTCGACAGCCGGAGCTGGACCTCAGCGAGTACTTCACTGACCAGCGTCCACATCTCTACAGTCtga ACGTATATCCTGACCACACGTTTGAGATCCTGGTTGACCTGACACTGATTCATAAAGGCAGTCTGCTGGAGGACATGCTCTCCTCACGAGCTGAGGATCAGGAGGATTCATCGAGCGCTGT gtCAGAGCCGTTCACGCTGACCTCCGTGTCTGCGCTGGGCTTTGAGCTGTGGTCTCTCACCGCAGACGTGATGTTCGACAACATCTTCCTCTCTGACCGAGTGGAAGAAGCCCAGCGCTGGACACAAGACACGTGGGGCCAGAGGAAGAGC CCCGGAGTGATTGAGAAGCTGCTGATGGCGACGCTGAAGAGACCGTGGCTCTGGGGGGTGTACGTGGTCACTGTGGGCCTTCCCATCATCCTCTTCATTAGCTTCATGTGGCCTGACAAG cggtTCGGTCCTCCAGATCAGGACTATTACTATAAGAAGACGGACGAGCCTCAGGCGGAGCGGCGTCAGGACGCTGAGGAGCTGCTCTCTCGTGCTGAAG gtccaGCAGCAGCGGTGGCTGAGAGCAGAGCGGTCAGGAGAGCGAGGAGCACACTCAGCTCAGGTTCAGCACCATGA